The window TTTCTGCAAATTTAAGCAAGATTCCTCTACCAATTGCAGTATGAGCTAATTCTCTACCTCTGAAACGAACAGAAACTTTTACTTTATCACCATTATCAAGGAACTTCCTAGCATGCTTCATCTTTGTATCGATGTCATGTTGTTCAATATTAGGAGACAAACGAACTTCTTTTACACTAATGATGTTCTGCTTTTTCTTAGCTTCCTTCTCACGTTTAGCCTGTTCATATCTGAATTTTCCATAATCGATTATTTTACACACTGGTGGTTTTGCCTTGGGAGAAATTTTAACTAAATCTAAGTTTCTCTCTCTAGCAAGCTTTTGAGCATCTCTTGCTGACATAATCCCCAGTTGATTACCTTGGTCATCGATTAATCGTACTTCTCTGTCACGAATTTGCTCATTAATCATTAAATCGCTAATAGTAGGACACCTCCAAAATTTTAATTTACAGTTTAACCTTCATTGTTATATTCTATTGTATACAACAAAAAAAGTGCATATAAAATATCCACTCAAAATACTCACACAATATCGATCATGCTTTCGTATATGAACCCTAGCAGCTTATGCCCTAAGGTGAGAAGTGGATACTTCTACTTGTTTACCTCATATCATTATATATCTAATGAACTGGTTTGTCAACAATTTTATTTATGATTCACATTTTTTTTATTTTTGTACTTGGACTCATACAAAAAAACCATCTTATATAATGAAGATGTCATCATTTATAAACCATTCATAAAGACACCATTCGAATTAGTAAGGCAATACTTTCCTTTTCATGAAAGAGGACATATGGTCATAACCCATCTGCATGTCCCGTCCGTACTTACTGGGCTTTCCACCAACGTATGTGGTTTCTTTACCTTCAATGATGATTTCTTGATGGTTACAGGTAACAAATGTATACAACGGCTGTGCATAAGGTACAACATGTATCAATTCTGGGTAACGGGTCAAACATTCCTTTTGAACATCCGTATTTACATGTTGCTGTCCAATCCATTGATTGGATATACTTGGTATACCGATGGAATAAACACCATGATGCACATGCAGGCTGTCAAAATGATCATGACCATGAAAGCATGCCTTCACTTTCTTATAACCTGCCTGTTTATGTACCTCATCAATAACTTTCCAAAAACTTTCTTGACCAGCGATACCTGTTCTTTCACCTGTTAGACTTGCATGAGAAAATATAAGGCATTTGCAATCCTCTTGTAGCTCCTGCTCTAACCATTGTAATTGCTCTGGCGGTATGCACGATCTGGAGCGCTTCATGTCCAAGCTATTTTTATCAAAAGGCACATAGGTATCTGTGTCTTCACAATAAAAATTATTGGTGTCCAATACAATACACTTAAAGCCTTTTGATTTGAAACGATAATAAGGGTGAGGTATCTGCAACCTATGAATGGCATCTTCCTTCACACAATCATCTGTATCATGATTGCCTAATACATGATACTTTTCGCCTTGAAAAGCATTATATATATGAACCATTTTTGCATCATGAGAACCAAGAGGAGCGAAGTCCCCAGCTTGAATAATAAAATCCAATGTTCTTGACTTAGCATCGTCCATAAATACTTGTAATCGTTTCTTACTATCAGGCATGATTTCACCATGTAAATCTGTGAAAATGCCAAACGTTATTTGCTCCATGGGTTATATCTCCTTCAAGCTCTGTTATTCATGCAAAACACATTTTCTACATACAATGTCTATGTCTATATGGATTGTCTTTCTAGTATCTCTGGTGCATAACGGATGATTTTCTGTTTCTTTAACTGCCCTCTAATATGCTTGACGAGTAAACGGCAGGATTGTATGCCCATATCGTATATAGGCTGATGAATGGTGGTCAGAGCTGGATTCATCATACCCGAAATAGCAATATCGTCATATCCCATAACGCCCACATCATCAGGAACACGAATACCAGCTGCTCTTAATGTGCGCATACCACCAATGGCCATCAGATCATTGCTATAAAAAATGGTATCAATCTCATCACAGGTAGCAACCACTTTCTCTGTTATCCTTCGGCCACCTTCAATGGTAAAATCACTATAAAACACCCAGTCTTCACGATATATGCCAAGCTCCATAGCACTTTCCATAAAACCTTCTAGACGCAACTTGGATATACTCAGGGTTTTATCCCCCGTAACAAAAGCTATCTTCCGCTTTCCTTTTTTATAAAGGTATTTGACACCTTCATAGGAGCCATCTTTATTGAGACAATAGACACCCGAGTAATGCTCAAATCCTTGAACATGACGATCAACAAACACAAAAGGTATATGATTATTTTCTAAGATTTTTACACTCTCTGGGCTTCTACCACCTGTTACAAAAATGACACCGTCTACTAACTTACTGACTAATAACTTTGTATATTTGACTTCTTTTGCTATATCATTGTCCATGTTGCAAAAAATAACATTATAATCATAGTCACTAGCTGCATCCTCTACTGCTCTAGCAATCTGAGAGAAGAATGGATTGGTGATATCTGGCAACATGATACCGATAGTCCCCGATTTATTTGTACTTAAACTTCTAGCTATGGAATTAGGTATATAGTTTAGTTCATCAGCTATAGCCAAAATACGCGCTCTGGTTCCTTCACTGATACAGTCATCCTTTTTATTTAACACCATGGATACTGTTGCTTTTGAAACACCAGCTGCTTTTGCAATATCTTGCATGGTTGGTTTTGATTTTTTCATATTTCCTCCAGACTATTTCTTCACCTAGATAATTTCTTCTTACAGTATAACATAACCTATTAAGGGTATCAATAATCCAGATAACGCTCTTTTCATGTTAGTATTATTTTACTAGCAAATCATCTATTGCTCTTTTTCCTCTGTGACAGGTATCACTTTCTCATCAATCTCTTTTCTCAAGCGACTTATCACATCATTAAGTGGCAAGCCTCCTTCATCACCCCCAACACGACTTCTGACAGCCACAAGACCTTCTTCAGCCTCTTTTTGCCCTAGGATGAAGAGATAGGGTACTCTTTCCATACGGCCTTCACGGATTTTATAGCCAATCTTCTCGGCACGGTCATCAAGTTCTACGCGAATGCCATTAGCCTTTAACTTAGCTACAACATCTGTGGCATAATCTTGATATTTATCTGAAATTGGCAACACTTTTACTTGTACAGGTGCTAACCACATGGGAAATACACCTGCAAAATGCTCGATAAGAATACCGATAAAACGCTCAATACTACCAAATACAACACGATGAATCGTAACGGGGCGATGTTTTTCTCCATCTTGACCAATGTATTCAAGCTCAAATCGTTCTGGTAATTGAAAATCAAGTTGTATGGTACCACACTGCCATGTTCGTCCTAAACAATCTTCTAAATGAAAATCTATCTTGGGGCCATAGAAAGCCCCATCTCCTTCATTCACTACATATGCTAACCCATTTTCGTCAAGGGCTTCCTTTAATGCATGGGTAGCCATCTCCCAATCTTCATCACTACCAATGCTGTTATCAGGTCTCGTAGATAGCTCCATATGATACTGAAAGCCAAAAACCTTATACATTTCATCAATGAGATGAATCACTTGAACAATCTCATCCTTAACCTGTTCAGGTAACATAAAAATATGGGCATCATCCTGCGTAAAGTTTCTTACACGCATTAATCCATGTAAAGTTCCAGATAACTCATGACGATGTACTAAACCTAACTCACCAATACGCAGTGGCAACTCCTTGTAGGAATGTATTTTATTTCGATAGACGAGCATACCACCTGGACAATTCATGGGTTTAATGGCGTATTCTTGCTGATCAATCTCACTTGTATACATATTTTCACGATAATGCTCCCAATGACCTGAACGAATCCACAAATCTTTATTTAACATCACAGGTGTAGCAATCTCATGATAATTCGCTTTGTTATGAACCTGACGCCAATAATCCATTAATGTATTTCTAAGAACCATGCCTTTTGGCAAAAAGAATGGAAAACCAGGACCCTCATCAAACATGGCAAACAACTCTAATGTCTTACCAAGCTTACGGTGATCCCGTTTCTTTGCTTCCTCTAAACGCTCTAAGTAAGCATCCAAATTTGCTTTCTTTGTAAAAGATGTTCCGTAGATTCGTGACAACATCTTATTCTTCTCATCTCCATGCCAGTATGCTCCTGCTACGGATAATAGTTTAAAGGCTTTGCAGGATTTTGTTGACATGAGATGAGGACCCGCACATAAATCAACAAATTCCCCTTGCCCATAGAAAGAAATCACAGAACTTTCTTTTAGATTCTCAATTAACTCAACCTTATAATCCTCTCCTTTTTCTTTCATCAACCGAATGGCTTCGTCTTTAGATAGCTCAAAACGGCTAATTGCATAATTTTCTTTTATAATTTTCTTCATTTCTTTTTCAATAGCAGGTAAATCATCAGAAGTAAATGGCTTTTCTATATCAAAATCATAGTAGAATCCATTCTCTATTGAAGGACCAATAGCGAGCTTCGCTTCTGGATACAAACGTTTCACTGCTTGAGCCAGTATGTGTGCTGTTGTATGCCTAAAAGCATCTTGTCCCTTGGCATCATGAAATGTTAAAATATGAAGGTCAACATCTTCTTCCAACATGTATCGAAGGTCAACTAATTGACCATTAACTTCTGCTGCACAAGCCATACGAGCTAATGAAGAACTCATATCAGCTGCAATCTCTAATACAGACATACCTTTTTTATATATTTTTTCTGAACCATCTTTAAGTGTTACTTTCATTTTCTTCTACTCCCTTCAATTCAAAAGAGGCTACGCCTCTTTCCGCAAACAGTTTTTCCGTTAAGAAAGTTTCTTAGCACAATGATAACGCTTCTATATTTATGTGTTAAATTGAGAACTTCCTTATAAAGTTAAAAAAAGGCTGTCTCACCAACTTTACTATTTCGTAAAAGTATGGTGAAACAACCTTAGATAGACGCTATAAAATGACTAGCAAATCATCTATTGCTCTTTTTCCTCCGTGACAGGCATCACTTTCTCATCAATCTCTTTTCTTAAGCGACTTATCACATCATCAAGTGGTAAGCCTCCTTCATCACCTTGAACACGACTTCTAACAGCCACAAGACCTTCTTCAGCCTCTTTTTGTCCTACGATGAAGAGATAAGGTACTCTTTCCATACGGCCTTCTCGGATTTTATAGCCAATCTTCTCCGCACGATCATCAAGTTCTACGCGAATGCCATTAGCCTTTAATTTAGCTACAACATCTGTGGCATAATCTTGATATTTGTCGGAAATTGGCAATACTTTTACTTGTACTGGCGCTATCCATGTAGGCATAGCACCTGCATATTTTTCAATTAACATAGCAAGGGTTCGTTCGTAACATCCAATAGAGCTGCGATGAATGATGAACGGATACTTCTTCTCGTTATCCTTATCCACATAGGTCATGCCAAAACGTTCTGCAAGTGCAAAATCAATCTGAATGGTGAATAAGGTATCTTCTTTACCATGAACATTTTTAAACTGTACATCTAACTTTGGACCATAGAATGCAGCTTCACCATCAGCCTCTTCAAATTGAAGTCCAATATCATTTAAAATGTCACGCATGGTGTTCTGGGTGGACTCCCAAGCTTCTGGATTATTAATGTATTTATCGGTTTTTGCTGGGTCCCACTTAGAAAAACGGTACCATACATCATCTTGAATACCAATAGCTGTCATCACATACTTTACTAAATCAACAACATCCTTAAACTCTTGCTCTAACTGCTCCGGTGTACAGATAATGTGGGCGTCTGCAAGGGTAAATTGTCTTACACGAATAAGACCATGCATCTCACCTGATGATTCGTTTCTGAATAAGGTTGAGGTCTCAGAATAACGAACAGGTAAGTCACGATAGCTGCGTTGTTTGGCTTTATAAATAATATATTGGAAGGGGCAAGTCATTGGACGAAGGGCAAAGACCTCATCATCTGTTTCCTCATCACCAAGGACAAACATCCCATCTTTGTAATGATCCCAATGTCCTGATATTTTGTATAAATCACTCTTAGCCATGAAAGGTGTCTTAGTAAACGCATAACCTCTACTCTCTTCTTCATCTTCAACAAAACGCTGAAGCGTTTGGATCACTTTTGCACCTTTTGGCATAATCAATGGCAGACCTTGCCCTACAAGCTCGGAGGTTGTAAAA is drawn from Vallitalea pronyensis and contains these coding sequences:
- the infC gene encoding translation initiation factor IF-3 → MINEQIRDREVRLIDDQGNQLGIMSARDAQKLARERNLDLVKISPKAKPPVCKIIDYGKFRYEQAKREKEAKKKQNIISVKEVRLSPNIEQHDIDTKMKHARKFLDNGDKVKVSVRFRGRELAHTAIGRGILLKFAESLADIADIEKNPKMEGRSMVMFMTKKK
- a CDS encoding metallophosphoesterase family protein, whose translation is MEQITFGIFTDLHGEIMPDSKKRLQVFMDDAKSRTLDFIIQAGDFAPLGSHDAKMVHIYNAFQGEKYHVLGNHDTDDCVKEDAIHRLQIPHPYYRFKSKGFKCIVLDTNNFYCEDTDTYVPFDKNSLDMKRSRSCIPPEQLQWLEQELQEDCKCLIFSHASLTGERTGIAGQESFWKVIDEVHKQAGYKKVKACFHGHDHFDSLHVHHGVYSIGIPSISNQWIGQQHVNTDVQKECLTRYPELIHVVPYAQPLYTFVTCNHQEIIIEGKETTYVGGKPSKYGRDMQMGYDHMSSFMKRKVLPY
- a CDS encoding LacI family DNA-binding transcriptional regulator, which codes for MKKSKPTMQDIAKAAGVSKATVSMVLNKKDDCISEGTRARILAIADELNYIPNSIARSLSTNKSGTIGIMLPDITNPFFSQIARAVEDAASDYDYNVIFCNMDNDIAKEVKYTKLLVSKLVDGVIFVTGGRSPESVKILENNHIPFVFVDRHVQGFEHYSGVYCLNKDGSYEGVKYLYKKGKRKIAFVTGDKTLSISKLRLEGFMESAMELGIYREDWVFYSDFTIEGGRRITEKVVATCDEIDTIFYSNDLMAIGGMRTLRAAGIRVPDDVGVMGYDDIAISGMMNPALTTIHQPIYDMGIQSCRLLVKHIRGQLKKQKIIRYAPEILERQSI
- the thrS gene encoding threonine--tRNA ligase, producing the protein MKVTLKDGSEKIYKKGMSVLEIAADMSSSLARMACAAEVNGQLVDLRYMLEEDVDLHILTFHDAKGQDAFRHTTAHILAQAVKRLYPEAKLAIGPSIENGFYYDFDIEKPFTSDDLPAIEKEMKKIIKENYAISRFELSKDEAIRLMKEKGEDYKVELIENLKESSVISFYGQGEFVDLCAGPHLMSTKSCKAFKLLSVAGAYWHGDEKNKMLSRIYGTSFTKKANLDAYLERLEEAKKRDHRKLGKTLELFAMFDEGPGFPFFLPKGMVLRNTLMDYWRQVHNKANYHEIATPVMLNKDLWIRSGHWEHYRENMYTSEIDQQEYAIKPMNCPGGMLVYRNKIHSYKELPLRIGELGLVHRHELSGTLHGLMRVRNFTQDDAHIFMLPEQVKDEIVQVIHLIDEMYKVFGFQYHMELSTRPDNSIGSDEDWEMATHALKEALDENGLAYVVNEGDGAFYGPKIDFHLEDCLGRTWQCGTIQLDFQLPERFELEYIGQDGEKHRPVTIHRVVFGSIERFIGILIEHFAGVFPMWLAPVQVKVLPISDKYQDYATDVVAKLKANGIRVELDDRAEKIGYKIREGRMERVPYLFILGQKEAEEGLVAVRSRVGGDEGGLPLNDVISRLRKEIDEKVIPVTEEKEQ
- the thrS gene encoding threonine--tRNA ligase, which encodes MIITLKDGSTKEYDKNMSVLDIATDISAGLARVACAGEVNGEVVDLRHMIDKDVELNILTFQDEKGKDAFRHTVAHIMAQAVKRLFPQVKLAIGPSIEDGFYYDFDTEKPFTNEDLIAIEKEMKKIVKENLPIKRFELPKAKAIELMKEKGADYKVELIEDLEEGAVISFYEQGEFIDLCAGPHLMSTKPCKAFKLLSVAGAYWRGDEKNKMLSRIYGTAFTKNADLTAHIEKLEDAKKRDHNKLGRELEYFTTSELVGQGLPLIMPKGAKVIQTLQRFVEDEEESRGYAFTKTPFMAKSDLYKISGHWDHYKDGMFVLGDEETDDEVFALRPMTCPFQYIIYKAKQRSYRDLPVRYSETSTLFRNESSGEMHGLIRVRQFTLADAHIICTPEQLEQEFKDVVDLVKYVMTAIGIQDDVWYRFSKWDPAKTDKYINNPEAWESTQNTMRDILNDIGLQFEEADGEAAFYGPKLDVQFKNVHGKEDTLFTIQIDFALAERFGMTYVDKDNEKKYPFIIHRSSIGCYERTLAMLIEKYAGAMPTWIAPVQVKVLPISDKYQDYATDVVAKLKANGIRVELDDRAEKIGYKIREGRMERVPYLFIVGQKEAEEGLVAVRSRVQGDEGGLPLDDVISRLRKEIDEKVMPVTEEKEQ